In a single window of the Sphingosinicella microcystinivorans genome:
- a CDS encoding TrbI/VirB10 family protein — MRLRAEPPRVTRLSRKMLAGVGAVALLGIGGALIYALQTRDGGPDGGELYSTENRPTADGLAGLPSDYSGPVLGPALPGDLGRPILDAQNRGQPVAPPTMATPAVDPAEERRRAEEEAARLSNVFFQSGPRTGSPAGTAMPSLAGLGLGGQPATQDRHAAFLNGPVDRQTVAPDRVAPPASPYILQAGAVIPAALITGIRSDLPGQITAQVTENVYDSPTGSLLLIPQGTRIIGQYDDGVTFGQRRVLLVWNRLILPGGRSIVLERLPGADASGYAGLEDGVDYHWWDLMKAAGLSTLLAVGTELATSDEDRLVRAIRDGAQDTVNQAGQQIVQRQLQVAPTLTIRPGFPVRIIVTRDLVFEPAGG; from the coding sequence ATGCGGCTGCGCGCCGAGCCGCCGCGCGTCACCCGCCTGTCCCGCAAGATGCTGGCGGGCGTCGGCGCGGTTGCGTTGCTCGGCATCGGCGGCGCACTCATCTATGCGCTCCAGACCCGCGACGGAGGGCCGGACGGCGGCGAACTCTACTCGACCGAGAACCGGCCCACGGCGGACGGCCTCGCCGGTCTGCCAAGCGACTATAGCGGGCCGGTGCTCGGCCCCGCGCTGCCCGGAGATTTGGGCCGTCCGATCCTCGACGCGCAGAACCGAGGGCAGCCCGTCGCACCGCCTACGATGGCGACGCCCGCCGTCGATCCCGCCGAGGAACGCCGCCGCGCCGAGGAAGAAGCCGCGCGCTTAAGCAATGTGTTCTTCCAGTCCGGCCCGCGCACGGGATCGCCGGCAGGGACGGCCATGCCCAGCCTTGCCGGTCTTGGCCTCGGCGGACAGCCCGCGACGCAGGACCGGCACGCGGCTTTCCTCAACGGACCCGTGGACCGGCAGACTGTCGCGCCGGATCGCGTCGCGCCGCCGGCATCGCCCTACATCCTTCAGGCCGGGGCCGTGATTCCGGCCGCGCTCATCACCGGCATCCGCTCGGACCTGCCGGGCCAGATCACGGCGCAAGTGACCGAGAACGTCTATGACAGCCCGACCGGGTCGCTGCTCCTGATCCCGCAGGGAACGCGCATCATCGGTCAATACGATGACGGCGTGACCTTCGGCCAGCGCAGGGTGCTCTTGGTGTGGAATCGCCTGATCCTGCCGGGCGGCCGTTCCATCGTCCTTGAGCGCCTGCCGGGCGCGGACGCTTCCGGTTACGCCGGGCTTGAGGATGGCGTGGATTACCACTGGTGGGATCTGATGAAGGCCGCAGGGCTGTCCACGCTGCTCGCAGTCGGCACGGAGCTGGCGACCAGCGACGAGGACCGGCTTGTTCGAGCCATCCGCGACGGGGCGCAGGATACCGTCAATCAGGCGGGCCAGCAGATCGTGCAGCGCCAGTTGCAGGTCGCACCGACTCTCACCATCCGGCCCGGCTTCCCGGTCAGGATCATCGTCACCCGCGACCTTGTATTCGAGCCGGCAGGAGGTTGA
- a CDS encoding DUF2274 domain-containing protein, which yields MTKLKLGPLPDDKPVKVTVELPAPLHRDLVAYAEVLARESGQPVADPVRLIVPMLERFIATDRGFAKARRAAN from the coding sequence ATGACCAAGCTGAAACTCGGCCCGCTTCCCGACGACAAGCCCGTGAAGGTGACGGTGGAGCTACCCGCGCCGCTTCACCGCGATCTGGTCGCCTATGCCGAGGTGCTGGCCCGCGAGAGCGGCCAGCCCGTCGCCGATCCCGTCAGGCTCATCGTGCCGATGCTGGAGCGGTTCATCGCAACGGATCGCGGCTTCGCCAAGGCACGGCGAGCCGCCAACTGA
- a CDS encoding recombinase family protein, with amino-acid sequence MNIHSPTTTARAALYLRVSTARQAEHDISIPDQKRQGEAYCEQRGYQLVETYVEPGATATNDKRPEFQRMIEAGTSKPAPFDIVVVHSFSRFFRDHFEMEFYVRKLAKNGVKLVSITQEMGDDPMHQMMRQIMALFDEYQSKENAKHVLRAMNENARQGFWNGARPPIGYRIVAAEQRGSKIKKKLEIDPLHADTVRLIYRLFLEGDGTSGAMGVKAIATYLNERRFFTRDGGRWGLAQIHAILTRTTYIGEHRFNTRSHKDREKKPESEVAIMAVPPLIERETFDAVQARLKSRNPMVTPARVSSGPTLLTGICFCAKCGGAMTLRTGQGSTGATYRYYTCSTKARQGKTGCKGRTIPMDKLDHTVADYIGDRLLLPKRLETVLASVIDRRQERTERRREHLAELQRRITEADQRLGRLFDAIEAGMVDKDDAMAKERMVSLKALRDQAAADAERTQLALDSSGNQGVTPDMLKGFARKARERIRLNDGGYRRDHLRALAQRVEVADDEVRIMGSKSELLRTLVAASSVETAAFGVHSSVLKWRARNDSNVRPSDS; translated from the coding sequence ATGAACATTCACAGCCCAACCACTACCGCCCGCGCCGCGCTCTACCTGCGCGTTTCGACTGCCCGGCAGGCGGAGCATGATATTTCCATTCCCGACCAGAAGCGGCAGGGCGAAGCCTATTGCGAGCAGCGCGGCTATCAGCTCGTTGAGACTTATGTGGAACCGGGCGCAACCGCCACCAACGACAAGCGCCCCGAATTCCAGCGCATGATCGAGGCGGGCACGTCGAAGCCCGCGCCCTTCGACATTGTCGTGGTGCATAGCTTCTCGCGCTTCTTCCGCGATCACTTCGAGATGGAGTTCTACGTTCGCAAGCTGGCGAAGAACGGCGTCAAGCTCGTGTCCATCACGCAGGAAATGGGCGACGATCCCATGCACCAGATGATGCGGCAGATCATGGCGCTGTTCGACGAATACCAGTCCAAGGAGAACGCCAAGCACGTCCTGCGCGCCATGAACGAGAATGCCCGGCAGGGTTTCTGGAACGGCGCACGGCCGCCCATCGGCTATCGCATCGTCGCGGCCGAGCAGCGCGGATCGAAGATCAAGAAGAAGCTGGAGATCGACCCGCTGCACGCCGACACCGTGCGGCTGATCTATCGCCTGTTCCTCGAAGGAGACGGCACGTCCGGCGCGATGGGCGTCAAGGCCATCGCCACCTATCTCAACGAGCGCCGCTTCTTCACCCGCGACGGAGGGCGTTGGGGATTGGCGCAAATCCACGCCATCCTGACCCGCACCACCTATATCGGCGAGCACAGGTTCAACACCCGCTCGCACAAGGATCGGGAGAAGAAGCCGGAGAGCGAGGTCGCCATCATGGCGGTGCCGCCCCTAATCGAGCGCGAGACGTTCGACGCGGTGCAAGCCCGCCTCAAGTCCCGCAATCCCATGGTGACGCCTGCACGTGTCTCCAGCGGCCCGACGCTCCTGACCGGCATTTGCTTCTGCGCCAAGTGCGGGGGAGCGATGACGCTTCGCACCGGCCAAGGCAGCACGGGCGCGACATACCGCTACTATACCTGCTCGACCAAGGCCCGGCAGGGCAAGACCGGCTGCAAGGGTCGCACGATCCCCATGGACAAGCTGGACCATACGGTCGCCGATTATATCGGGGACCGCCTGCTCCTGCCCAAGCGGTTGGAAACCGTCCTTGCCAGCGTCATCGACCGCCGACAGGAACGCACCGAGCGCCGCCGCGAGCATCTTGCCGAGCTTCAAAGGCGAATCACGGAAGCCGACCAGCGGCTCGGCCGTCTCTTTGACGCCATCGAAGCCGGCATGGTGGACAAGGACGACGCCATGGCAAAGGAACGCATGGTGAGCCTCAAGGCATTGCGGGATCAAGCCGCCGCCGACGCGGAGCGCACGCAGCTCGCGCTCGATAGTTCAGGCAATCAGGGCGTCACCCCCGATATGCTCAAGGGGTTTGCCCGCAAAGCCCGTGAACGGATCAGGCTCAACGATGGCGGCTACCGCCGCGACCATCTACGCGCGCTGGCGCAGCGTGTCGAGGTTGCCGACGACGAGGTTCGCATCATGGGATCGAAGTCGGAACTGCTGCGAACGCTGGTCGCCGCTTCAAGCGTAGAAACGGCGGCGTTCGGCGTTCATAGTTCTGTTCTGAAATGGCGCGCCCGGAACGATTCGAACGTCCGACCCTCAGATTCGTAG
- the trbG gene encoding P-type conjugative transfer protein TrbG: protein MPQFSYDASVPPLPTVQAAAVDNTPRPLHVPPAWTVARGGTAAGTPTGRVENANAAARVEPRREGYYNAIQIYPWSEGALYQVYAAVGQITTIALEPGESLTGAGPIAAGDTARWIIGDTESGSGANRRVHILVKPTRPDIATNLVVTTDRRTYMIELRARESLYMPAVAWAYPATPGQRRTVPTAPIIPAEAARNYRYALQVQGDSPPWRPVSVFDDGRRVYVVFPAGIVQGEMPPIFVLGTNGEPQIVNSRVHQNVLIVDRLFGAAELRLGSGSRQQVVRIVRTNPTQAADAQPASATGGSPS from the coding sequence ATGCCGCAATTCAGCTATGACGCCAGCGTTCCGCCGCTGCCGACCGTGCAGGCGGCAGCAGTCGACAACACGCCCCGGCCGCTGCATGTGCCCCCGGCATGGACCGTGGCGCGGGGCGGTACGGCTGCCGGCACGCCGACCGGCCGCGTCGAGAACGCCAATGCAGCCGCCCGCGTCGAGCCGCGCCGCGAAGGCTACTACAACGCCATCCAGATATATCCGTGGTCGGAAGGCGCGCTCTATCAGGTCTATGCCGCAGTCGGGCAGATCACGACGATCGCGCTGGAGCCGGGCGAGAGCCTGACCGGCGCGGGGCCAATCGCGGCGGGCGACACCGCCCGCTGGATCATCGGCGACACGGAATCCGGTTCGGGCGCGAACCGCCGCGTCCATATCCTCGTGAAGCCGACGCGACCCGACATCGCCACCAACCTTGTCGTCACCACCGACCGGCGCACCTACATGATCGAGCTGCGCGCCCGGGAATCACTCTACATGCCCGCCGTCGCCTGGGCCTATCCCGCGACGCCCGGCCAGCGCCGCACCGTTCCGACAGCCCCGATCATCCCCGCCGAGGCGGCGCGGAACTATCGCTATGCCTTGCAGGTGCAGGGCGATAGCCCGCCATGGCGGCCCGTCTCCGTGTTCGACGATGGCCGCCGCGTCTATGTCGTCTTCCCGGCCGGGATCGTGCAGGGCGAGATGCCGCCGATCTTCGTGCTCGGCACGAATGGCGAACCGCAGATCGTCAACAGCCGAGTCCACCAGAACGTCCTGATCGTGGACCGCCTGTTCGGCGCGGCCGAGCTGCGCCTTGGCTCTGGCAGCCGCCAGCAGGTCGTCAGGATCGTCCGCACCAACCCGACGCAGGCCGCCGACGCGCAGCCCGCCAGCGCGACCGGAGGCTCCCCGTCATGA
- a CDS encoding toxin-antitoxin system TumE family protein: MSVDRDPSLDTLLDLDGQMLFVDPEGGHWVKFVVTRVPASPEKPHGLDYSLTLHEPSGERLVGFDNAHPVGRGRRGAPMDHRHRFQTVKPYAYEDAATLLADFWQAVDAVLKERGAL, from the coding sequence GTGAGCGTGGATCGTGATCCAAGCCTCGACACGCTTCTGGACCTCGACGGACAGATGCTCTTTGTCGATCCCGAGGGCGGCCATTGGGTGAAGTTCGTCGTCACCCGCGTTCCGGCCTCGCCGGAAAAGCCGCACGGCCTCGATTATTCGCTCACGCTTCACGAGCCTTCGGGCGAACGGCTGGTCGGCTTCGACAATGCCCATCCGGTCGGCCGAGGCAGGCGCGGCGCGCCGATGGACCATCGGCACCGCTTTCAGACCGTGAAGCCTTACGCCTACGAGGATGCGGCCACGCTGCTGGCCGACTTCTGGCAGGCCGTGGACGCGGTATTGAAGGAACGAGGTGCCCTATGA
- a CDS encoding helix-turn-helix domain-containing protein — protein MTTLKVGIADYEEMKARTMRIARGEEKPVPSDPKVWFTSTESFAKVLSAGNRELLRIIAEKAPASLEELAEITGRAGSNLSRTLKTMENYGLVRLEPGHGRKLAPKVVHDRVELALPLIDHPKMKKAMGGRP, from the coding sequence ATGACCACATTGAAAGTCGGGATTGCCGACTATGAAGAAATGAAGGCCCGCACCATGCGGATCGCGCGCGGCGAGGAAAAACCTGTGCCCAGCGATCCGAAGGTGTGGTTCACCTCGACCGAATCCTTTGCCAAGGTGCTGTCGGCCGGCAACCGCGAACTGCTGCGCATCATCGCCGAGAAAGCCCCGGCATCGCTGGAGGAACTGGCGGAAATCACCGGCCGGGCCGGCTCCAATCTGTCACGCACCCTGAAAACCATGGAGAACTACGGTCTTGTGCGACTCGAACCGGGGCATGGGCGTAAGCTCGCGCCCAAGGTGGTGCATGACCGCGTGGAGCTGGCGTTGCCCCTGATCGACCACCCCAAGATGAAGAAAGCTATGGGAGGCCGACCATGA